In Nitrospira sp., one genomic interval encodes:
- the ilvN gene encoding acetolactate synthase small subunit, producing the protein MEHIISVTVENKFGVLSRVAGLFSGRGFNIESLSVAPTLDPSMSQMTIVTSGDDRIVEQIVKQLNKLIDVIKVVDLNESEFVSRETALIKVHTKSEDRAEALRIADIFRANVIDSTPSTYTIEVTGDPKKIEAIINLLQPLGIKELIRTGRVAIAREAIRPAASQPKKVARE; encoded by the coding sequence ATGGAACACATTATTTCAGTCACAGTCGAGAATAAATTCGGGGTATTGTCCCGCGTGGCGGGATTGTTCAGCGGGCGCGGGTTCAACATCGAAAGCCTTTCCGTGGCGCCGACTCTCGATCCCTCGATGTCCCAGATGACGATCGTGACGTCCGGTGACGATCGCATTGTGGAACAGATCGTCAAGCAGCTGAACAAGTTGATCGATGTCATCAAGGTCGTGGACCTCAATGAAAGTGAGTTCGTCTCTCGGGAGACGGCCTTGATCAAGGTTCATACCAAGTCGGAAGACCGGGCGGAGGCGCTCAGGATCGCCGACATTTTCCGGGCCAACGTGATCGACTCGACGCCGTCGACCTACACCATCGAGGTGACGGGGGACCCGAAGAAAATCGAGGCCATCATCAATTTGCTGCAACCGCTCGGCATCAAGGAATTGATTCGGACGGGTCGTGTGGCGATTGCGCGCGAGGCCATCAGGCCGGCGGCCAGCCAACCGAAAAAAGTCGCTCGCGAGTAG